AGGATACAAGGATACAAGGCTACAATTCCACCCTTTGTAACAACAGTGTGTTTTGGTATCTTACCAATGGTGCCATTTTCATCCTGGTATACAGTCTGAAGCatctgaaagagagagggagagagcgagggacagggacagggacagggagagagagagagagagagagagagagagagagagagagagagagagagagagagatacacaaagacagagagacacagagacacagagatagagatTAACTTCATTATTAACTTGAATTTGCTCAATAGATTGCATTTCTATTCACAGACAGAACCTTGCCATGATGCTGTGGCCCTGATAATGTGgatgaacaacagtgttattCTAACAACATTAACTGGCTGAATGGCACAACATCAGACAACACCCAATCCCACCCACCTGGCTTCCTGGATTGACGGGCGAGAGGATAATATAGTTGTCTCCGTTTGATGACGTGACCCGTGTGCCCttgagtgtggtggtggtggtggcgggggggtAACTTGGTTCCTCCTCTCGCCACAGCgaccccagacgggacttcaCGCCTGACCCTTGTCCTCTGCGGCGGCCATGTTTGCTAttaggaggatgaggaaggagcTTCTTCACTGTCGTCTAGTAGGAGAGGAGCAAGCAGAAGATCAGACTACGAGGAGAGCAacaaggaaagaggagagaccaTTAGGATAGGAGAGACcactaggagaggagagaccactaggagaggagagaccactaGGAACAGAacaaaaaggagagaggagagaccactagaagcagaacaaggagagaggagcgaCCACTAGGATAGGAGAGAGAACTAGGAGCAGAacaacaaggagagaggagagaccactaggagaggaaagaggagagaccactaggagaggagagaccactaggagaggagagaccatcAGGAGGAGGacaacaaggagagaggagagaccactaGGAGGAGAACAATAAATGGTGGTAATGAATGTATAGTTACAGAGGCGGGTGAGACTGCACAGGGTGGCTTCAGGTCGGGTTGACCCCTCCAGACCACCAGGACTATCTGAGTAGAGCTCctacaaggggggggggggagcgagaaTGAGAGACACATACTGTCTATCCACGCAGTGATGGCCTCAGCCAGAGCAGAGGGTGGAGTACCTGATGGCGTGGGCCAGGTCCACACACTGCCAGCTCTCCACGGGAACACCGTTCATCTGCAGAACACAATCACCCTGCTGGAGGCCTGCCTGGTTACCCGggccacctgcacacacacacacacacacacacacacacacacacacacacacacacacacacacacacacacacacacacacacacacacacacacacacacacacacagacacagacacacacacacacacacacacacagacacagacacagacacacacacacacacacacacagacacagacacagacacagacacacacacacacacacacagacacacacacacacacacacacacacacacacacacacacacacacacacacacacacacacacacacacacacacacacacacacacacaccctcaaacatgcaagcccacacatgcacacgcacNNNNNNNNNNNNNNNNNNNNNNNNNNNNNNNNNNNNNNNNNNNNNNNNNNNNNNNNNNNNNNNNNNNNNNNNNNNNNNNNNNNNNNNNNNNNNNNNNNNNTCCCTATCTCTGCAGTGACGAGTGTGATGCGTCCAGCCCAGACCTGGCCCATCCTCCCAGTTGATGCAAGACCGAGAGAGGGGCGGGCTCATTACCTATTGGCAGACAGTCACATGGTCACGCTACCCAGAGCCCCTATTGGCTAACATTTCTCTTTCTTGGGACAAGAGTTTGGAGCTGGTCGATGACATCGTTGTGACGTTTGAATACGGCCGACCGACCATTATGGTCCTGGAGAAGTCCTGGATAAAGGTGATTGATTAATCGATTGATAGTTTGAGTTTGAGCCTGGTGTACAATTCAAAGCAAAAGTACTTGAATGTTTTCAATACATCTGAATAGCAACTAATAATAGGTCATGGGTACCAGCGTACTGATGGTTTGCAGTGTACtaacagtgtgagtgtgtaaacAGCTGTATAAAGTAGCGTACGCATGTGAATGTTTCAGGAGCTACTTGGCAGCCCTACCAGTACTACGCCGATGACTGCATGGAGGCCTTTGGGATGCAAGCGAAGCGGGTCCGAGACCTGGCGCCGAGCAACCTGACCCGGGTCATCTGCACCGAGCAGTACTCCGGCTGGGTGGGGGCCAAGGTATCTCATAGGCCTCCCTTAGATCCTCCGCTGTTTGCCGTCGTCACACACCCCCCCATCAGTCCTGTCTTGTGGACCTGAATACGACACACACCAGAGACGCTGGGGTCGGcttggctcaggaggcagagcgggtggACTTgtcaccggaaggttgctagttctgATCCCtggccgagtgtcgaggtgtccctgagcaagacaccttactctaactgctcctgatgatgagctggctgttgctttgcatggtcgactctgctgttggtgtgtgattggTTGTGATTTGTAAGCAAGAGATTAACAGTTTTTACCCCTAGTATGAATATACTGATGGCATTAAAACTGTGATCTGGTTTCTACAATAATACAATACGTTCAGTCAGCTGTAGCACAATTACAGGACGTCCTACGGAATGCTATGTTTTGATTGACATGGCCGTGCGAACAACAGGAGGAGAGGAACGTGGTGTTCGAGGTGCGGGCGGCGCTTCGGGGTCTTCGCGGGCCCCAAGCTGATCAACATGGACGCGCTGTACACCCGCATGGGCTCCGTGAAGGGGCTCCGGGACTTCTTCACCTTCACCAACCTGCGGCTCCGTCTGCTGCGGCCGGCGCTGGGGGGGACCTACGTCCAGCGGGACAACCTGCTCAAGTACTTCTACGCCATCTCCAACATCGACGTCCCGCCAGGTGAGCCCCCTTTATCACTCTCCTAAGATTCATTAGGTCATCCGTGTACATTTGGTGGGATTGGCGATCTATGCTTTGATTTCTGATCGGACCGTGTGTCCGCGATCGGGATCCGGAAACGCGTCACTTTGAGAGTGTACTCAAGGAGACGTAGACATCAAGGTATCCAAGGTAACCATCGGTTAAATCTATCCGTGAGGCATATGGCGCGTGGCCATGTGATGACCGGTAGATAAAGAGCAGCCAATCCCTCTCACACGGATTAGCACCAACTGCTTAGAGAGACACTTGCTTAGAGATGAATTTAGATTAAATCTCCCCCTACGAGCGCTAGAGTTGATTCAATTAACATGGGTGCTGTTTCTACCATACAATATCCATCTATATATGACTGATGATGGTTGTAGAAACTATTACTTagaatctttgtgtgtgttgtgtgtgtttgttgtgcttgtgtgtgtgtgtttttgtgtatgtgtgtgcgtgtgtgtgcgtgtgcgtgcttgcgtgtttgagtgtgtgcgtgtttctgtgtgtgtgtgtatatctgtatttgtgtgtgtgtgtgtgtgtgtgtgtgtgtgtgtgtgtgtgtgtgtgtgtgtgtgtgtgtgtgtgtgtgtgtgtgtgtgtgtgtgtgtgtgtgtgtgtgtgtgtgtgtgtgtgtgtgcgtgcgtgcgtgtgcgtgcgtgcgtgcgtgccctaGGTGTAAGTGTAACCTGCATGCCTCTGAGTGTGTGCTGCGTGGCACGgcgttgcagtgtgtgtgcgaccACAACACCAGCGGGGAGGACTGCCAGGCCTGTTCCCTCCCCCTCACGTCCCGTCGCTGGCGGCccgggtcctacctgcctgtcCCAACCGGCACGGCCAACATATGTACGTCTGGCCGCACACATGCATGATGATTACCCCTGGTAGACATTATggtgccacacacacgcacacaaccctaGTGTGACTGGTCCATTGATCCGTTGGTTCAATGGACAGAATATTAATCCAAATAACATTTTTTGAATTGTAACAAAAGTATGACATTTTACATACAAAATGATTAATCAATTTATCAGTTAAGATTTAAAAAATCTTCATTCATATAATCAACAATAATCGGTTGCAACCCTACGTGAAACACATGCATgattcctttgttttttttactctcttttcttttttaggcGAAGAATCAGCCATCTTGGACAGTAAGTTCCGTCTTTCTGTCCATTTATCTGTTTACCGGCATTTCCGTGCATCTTAATGAATCACCTGCCTGTCCGCCCGTCCATCCTCCTTTATGTACCTACTGTTCCTGTTTGCTTTGTGCTTTGTATTCTATTTTCCCATCTGCCGTcggaccccccctccctgtccagGCGTTAGGATTAGGAACCTCAGTTCAGTAGAAAAGCCCCTGCCCTCCGCCCCACCCTGTGCGCTCATCAGCTCTGGTGCAAGGGATAACAGCATAAtggcaatgcattgtgggactTGTTGTTTATTCTATTGGGACTACATCGACCTGTATTCAGATATGTCACCCGTCTTACACCCTCGGACAGAGATGAGGTCGTCTGAGTATTAGCCTGTTTAGACAGTTTAGCCAGTTCATGGGAACTGAGTGTGGAATACCGCTTATGTCAAGGAAGTGAGGGAAAAATGTGTTGTTGAATGTGATGTTAAGGAATAGGTCTGCAGAGAGCTCAGCAGTGACCGCTAGCATGTTTTCCTGCAACTAGCCGATGCCACAGACTTCCTGTAAGAATGTAAAGATATtagcataagtgtgtgtgtgtgtgtgtgtgtgtgtgtgtgtgtgtgtgtgtgtgtgtctgtgtctgtgtctgtgtctgtgtctgtgtctgtctgtgtgtgtgtgtgtgtgtgtgtgtgtgtctgtctgtgtgtgtgtgtgtgtgtgtgtgtgtgtgtgtgtgtgtgtgcgtgcgtgtgtgtgtgtgttctatagcTCTGATCATGTTCACTAGTGGGTTAACTCTTCTTCTCTCACAGCTTCTGTTCGACCTCCCTCTTCATCAGATGGAAAACCAGCCATTCTCTTTACTACCACTACACCAAtgactactaccaccactactaccaccactaccaccactactaccaccactccTGACCCCACAccaactactaccaccactactaccaccacaccAACCACAACTACGATCACTTCTCCTACCGCTATGGAAACCACTCGCTTCACCATAGCTCGTACCACTGATACCGATTGGTATGATTTTTATGCTACAGTTTCGGTTGATAGTGTTACGTTACGCACTACCGAAACAAGTGGCGTGACCAGTATTGGTTCACCGTCAGGTCCCACCACAGCATATTTGTTGGAGACTTCTAGTAGTTTTACCACTGGAACAGACTGGGGTGGCAGCATTACTGACACTACAACAGGCAGAGCCAGTACAAGTACCAGTGACTGGTGGTCTGACTTGGAGATCTATGACCTGACTGATTTCACAGATTTCCCTTCAACTGATTTCACAGAACCATCATTCCCAGGTACTGTCAGTCCAAACCGAgacactactaccactactgatACTGGTACTGTTACTGTTGATACTACCACTGTTACAACTGTAACTGCTACTGCTGACACTACTACTACAGCTCCTCCTGATACCAGCACCGTTACCGCTGTTACTAGTCCTGTAACTACCACAAGTATCGCTACGACAACTACTACAGCTCCTCCTGATACCAGCACCGTTACCGCTGATGCTAGCACAGTAACTACTACAAGTATCGCTACGACAACTACTCCAGCTCCTCCTGATACCAGCACCGTTACCGCTGATGCTAGCACAGTAACTACTACAAGTATCGCTACGACAACTACTCCAGTTATTCCTGATACCAGCATCGTTACTCTAGGtactacctctctccctcctgagtATAGTACTGCGACTGCCGACACTAGTACTTTCATAGCTGATGATACGAGTCGTACGGCCGGCTTCTTGTGGCCCTCTGTCAGTGGAACTTCCAGCGTTCCTGTCGCCGCCACCCCTGAAGGAACAACCCTAGCAACAGACAACCTAGCAACAACCTCCAGCAAAGATGGAGCCGTCCTCGGCTCAGCGACCACTGCTTTAGGGCCGGCAACTCAGTCAGTGCCATCCAATCAGGCTCTTGATGCTCTCGAGCCTCTACCCACCGAGATTGCGGCTGCGACTCCTGCTGATGTTTCACCTCCCATTAATGCTCCCACAgactcagcctcctcctcccaggcACCAGACCGCTCTACAGATGGGGCCACTCCTAGTGAAGCTCCTGctgaaccccctccccctcctactgACACTTCAGACTCATTTTGGGCTCCCGATTCACCTCAAGACACCTTCACGACTCCTGTGGTGGAGACCCCTGGAGCGTTTTCTACAAGCCCAAGTTTAGACTCAAGCCCCCCGGAATCAGGACCTTCAGAAACAAGCCTTCCTCCCGAAGATATATTTCCAGACGTTCTCACTCCTTCAGCAGAAAGGCTGCCAGAGTCAGAATATATAGACTGGACTATGCTTACAGAAAACCCTCCAGACTTGGACTATTCTGAAATATATTCAGATTTAGGACCGTTAAAACCAAGCCCCCCTCCGGCAGAAAGACCTCTGGCCACAGAAAGTGCAGAGCCCTCAGACCGGGATTCCCTTGGCTCCACCCCTCTGAGTCCAGGGGTCTCTGACTTGCCAGAATTTAAAAAAGATTTGGGAATGGCTGTTGCAAAGGACCGGGATTTTGAGCCCACAAGGGCTGGAGATCCAGCAGACGTTTCTCCAAAGACCATTGAGTCTTCAGATTCCAAGTCTGATGATACTGGAGACATTCCTGTAGTTGAAGCGATGCCAGAAAGCCCTGAAGGGAGTAACGTGGAGCAGAGTTCTGAAGACAACAGCGCTGGTTCTTCGGCTTTGGCCCCAGAGGCTGGCCCCGATTCACCTCCCAAGCCGATGACAGGAGAGAGCTTTAAGGTGGATTCCTCTCCTAGCGTTTCTGACATCGCGGCAGAACTAGGAGAAGCCAGACCTAGTCAAACC
The Gadus macrocephalus chromosome 6, ASM3116895v1 DNA segment above includes these coding regions:
- the ntng2a gene encoding LOW QUALITY PROTEIN: netrin-G2 (The sequence of the model RefSeq protein was modified relative to this genomic sequence to represent the inferred CDS: deleted 1 base in 1 codon); translated protein: MASARAEGGVPDGVGQVHTLPALHGNTVHLQNTITLLEACLSLELVDDIVVTFEYGRPTIMVLEKSWIKRTHVNVSGATWQPYQYYADDCMEAFGMQAKRVRDLAPSNLTRVICTEQYSGWVGAKEERNVVFEVRRRFGVFAGPKLINMDALYTRMGSVKGLRDFFTFTNLRLRLLRPALGGTYVQRDNLLKYFYAISNIDVPPGECKCNLHASECVLRGTALQCVCDHNTSGEDCQACSLPLTSRRWRPGSYLPVPTGTANICTSGGKTFPALLSSDCECNGHSNRCSYIDFLNVVTCVSCKHNTRGRSCEACRVGYYREAATPLDDEDVCSECNCDLQGSLNPRCDEQGLCPCKDGVSGRRCDSCQPGYRWQQGCIENFCDEDITLCQNGGTCVDFQRCVCTADFTGPLCQKEVCLKDKGCVDDTENNSASSLRHSPGFVTRDLCPLKLACLMLAVATQC